A window from Vulpes lagopus strain Blue_001 chromosome 23, ASM1834538v1, whole genome shotgun sequence encodes these proteins:
- the LOC121481052 gene encoding basic proline-rich protein-like gives MALGAPCGSGWTAGDPSDPRDPGDPGDPPDLGRPRETRRPRDPGDLGRPGDPGDLGRPPETPRPPTPPRPPDPRDPRDLGETPETSGDPRDPGDPRDLGDPGRLPRPRRPPETPETSETPEISGDPGDLGRPPRPRRSPRPRETSETPGPWRPPRPRETLDTAPGTRETPETPGPPIL, from the coding sequence ATGGCTCTGGGGGCGCCCTGCGGCTCGGGCTGGACGGCCGGGGACCCTAGTGACCCCCGAGACCCCGGAGACCCGGGAGACCCCCCAGACCTCGGGAGACCTCGGGAGACCCGGAGACCCCGAGACCCCGGAGACCTCGGGAGACCCGGAGACCCCGGAGACCTCGGGAGACCCCCGGAGACCCCGAGACCCCCGACACCCCCGAGACCCCCAGACCCCCGAGACCCCCGAGACCTTGGAGAGACCCCGGAGACCTCGGGAGACCCCCGAGACCCCGGAGATCCCCGAGACCTCGGAGACCCCGGGAGACTTCCGAGACCCCGGAGACCCCCGGAGACCCCCGAGACCTCGGAGACCCCCGAGATCTCGGGAGACCCCGGAGACCTCGGGAGACCCCCGAGACCCCGGAGATCGCCGAGACCCCGGGAGACTTCCGAGACCCCGGGACCCTGGAGACCCCCGAGACCCCGGGAGACCCTGGACACCGCGCCTGGGACCCGGGAGACCCCCGAGACTCCGGGACCCCCGATACTCTAG